TTCAACTCTTTTGAGAACATACCACAAGAAGAATGCAGATCCTACAAACTGAAGGTTGAAAAGATATCACATACTTAAATTTTTCCACCAAAGGAAAATGGATTGGTAATTTTGTAAGTAATTTTTTAAAACCCTTTGGACAACATATTTTCACAATGAGAATACGTATCATATAGATTGAAGAGAATGCCAATAAATTTGAAATTTCTTCTATGTTGAATCCATTATTGATTAAAATGATCCAACCAAGTAGGTCTATTTGAAGAGAGGTTACTTGTAGCATTGATACTTATTTCATCGAATGGAGTAACCTGtagtaaaaaattatataaaatacttTATAGCATGGGTCCCACGTGCCTAATCCTCTAGAAGGGTGAGAAAGCAATTGTCAGTAAAATGACCATTATTGAGATATTTAGGAAGAAAACTAGGGAGATAAATGTCTTTGACAAGCCATCTATATTTATAGTTGGCCAAAAGATAACTAAAACCTTCAACAAAGAACACAAAATGAAGGGGCTAAAGGTGCTATTGCTTGATGGAGATAGAGAGTCCAAACTTTTTAAACTAAGAATTATTATAGGTAGTGCGTGCTAAATAATCTTAAAAATACATGAGAATAAATTGAAAATAAAGGAGCCCAAACTCAAGAGTTTGGAGCATGGCCATCATGAAGCACCACACAATTTTATCAATCtttctcaaaatcaattttgacaaAAGTGATCTTTTGAGAAGATGATCGAGCCCATTTCATATCTTCTCAAATCTTTTATTTAGGCTCATAGAAACCAAACATAAAAAACTCTTGATATGAAGAGACAAGTCTTTGTCAATTATCTTGTAGGACACATTTAAGAGAGTGTTAGGCCTCTAGCTAGTGATGAGCTTACAATCAAATTTTGGGAATGAATTTGATATTCCCTTGGTTGATAAATGACCCCAAAGATTTGGCATGTATGGCTTCCAAATAAGATTTGATAAATAGGCTAATGACTTGTGGGGAGGGTTAAGTAGTAAACAAACTTGTAATTTTGCATAAAAGCTTCTAAAATTTGACACAAGTTTGTGAGGCTCATTGATGACTTCTTGATTGCATTGATTCTATTATAAAATCTTTTGGatcaaataagataaaataattcTTTGCTCATTTATTTTAGATTCTATGCTAATGCATATGGGTTTGGATTTGAGATCCATGCGATATAAAAGCCTTAACAAAATTACATTTGAGTAAAAGTACTAGAAAAAACCATGTATGGTTATTTTTATCTATGTTTTAAATTACATTCTATAGCCCATCATTGGGAtggtaataataaaattataagagGTTTGTAGGTTTGGCTCGAAACACAAAAGCCAAATATTTCTATACTAGTTTGAAGAAAACTTTAAGAGAAAACATGAGACAAAACTGATGAACAATTGAAATATGACAACAAAAGTATATAATGCAATTGTGGTGCACATGAAATATTTAAGAATATATACAAGAAAAGGGGATACACATGCTTAAAAATATAATGGtggataaataaataagaataaaataaatgGTGGATAAATAAGAATAGGAATAAAGTTATTGATTTTCAAGCTCATATCATCCAAATAATTGGTTCTCAATTTTAGGAACCAATCAAGGTCAATAAGGGGTTGCTTGAAGATGCACCTCTAgttaattgtaatgtcccctttctagtaCACATTTTATGATGTTGTCGTTAGCCTATTTTTCCATGGTTCCGTATGCTAACCAAGACATTAAAGGGATCTTGAGGATATTTGGCCTAGGTAGTTTCAATTGCCAatgattttgatgtgtttttgagatacttactatttatagcaaGTCAGCTGGGCCAGGTCAAGATCAACATTGAACTCACGAGTAATATCTTGATGATGATAGTTGTTGTTTTTTATTGGAGTTTTAATAATCGTTCgcgattattaatttatttatcgaTAAAGTaaagttataaagttaaattaaatatttaactttattaatgtgGGAACTTAAGTAAAGGGaaaagttattttaaaattaaaagttcCCTTTCAATTAAAGTACTTGGAGACTTAAAtattaaaagtgaagtgttttatTTATCCCACATCGACCGAAGATGTGTGTGGGCTCTCTTGGAAAAGTTATAAAAGACTCTTTAAGAGTTTTTTTTGGATATGCTggattgaataaagaatttatgaAATTGTGTGGAGAGTTCATCTTTAAGGGCTTAGAGGAGGAAATCCCTTTGCTAACAATTCCTATGTCGTTGGAAGACACAGTTTGGGAATTTGAGTGGGCATCAAGCTCTTCCTAAGCTAGCTGTACCTATTCATCCTCTGCTGTGAGTTTTGTGGGAGCCGTACGAAGCTAGGAAGGTTCCGTATTGATTTGAGACACCATTGAGAGGGTCGTACATGACTGAACAACCACTATAAGCAATGTGCAGGGTTTTATTTGACTGGGAAAGGGGGCCGTATGGGTCTGAACCACCAACTAGCAACCATGTTTAGGTCTAAAAAATTTATGAGAAGTGTTGTATTACCTAGGAGCAGGACATTAAGAGTTTAAGTTAACATTTCTGAGCATTGAGACTGCTGGTGAAGATTGGTGAAAGCTACAACAAATAGGAATTTGATCAATCTTCTCCCTTGTTTATTCAAATGCTAAGTTTGGTTGCTGCAATAGGACTGAATACTTCTCACTGTTTGGAGACATATCATTTCGACATTGACATTTATGTCTGATTGTATTGTCTAAACATATTTATTGATATCAGAAGAAAACTAAGTTGAATTTGAATGCATAAGTTATGAATTTGGTTTATGTTTCCTTGTATATCTTTTTGTATATTTCCATTTGCATTTGGCATTAAAAAACAAACCATAAACTCAAAGAAGAAACTCATAAAATCAGACTTCAAGTTGGatacatgccaagtgtttgacaaaatgccaagcAACCCAAACTAAAAAAAAGGGCAAAAAGGATAGGGGATCTTACATTATTTTATTTACAAGCCCAAAAGGCTTGGTAGCTTGAAGGATTTGTTGGCCAGTCTTCTTATTATTTATCATTGTCCATTCCTAAGAGTTGTTGATAATGGCTTTTCCATTGCCAATTGTGGTTTTCAAAATTGTTCATGTGTTTTTCCATTGAAGGACAAtccttaatcttatgttggatTGATTGGTTTATTAAAGTATTCAATAGGACAAGAATTTGTATCTTACATGGAAGTATAATGTCTCCTTCAAACCTTGAAAGAGTTTAAAATCAACACATAACTCATGTTGTGGGTAGGAAGAGTAGAACTCATTTTGCTCATGGCATATAGACTAAATAAAAAGCTTGATAGGTTGATTGACGAAAGAAAAAAGGATAGTGGCAAGCTAGGTAACTCCACTTACATAGGGATTGAACTACAATCCTAAGACTACAAGTAGAAACAACAAAGGCATTCAGAATAAATTATATGTTGCATTTAATAATAGTAGAATATTGATTTGTGTTGGAAAATCTTGACAAAAAAATATGTTTGTTCAAGTTTTGGACTATGTCCTTGATACCATGAGCCTCAGAAGTGGTTTGTGACCGACACTTaagaatactttaaaaaaaaatatggccAACAAAATAAGCAATTAGAGTATAATGCTCAAACCATGCTCAAGTAGTATTAAGTTCAAGCAATTTCAAAACACCATCAGGTAGAGATTCTTGTGAAGGAGATATAATACTTCGTGGAAATAGTTGAGATGAATTCTAAGCTCTTTTAAGAGCCATGGCTATTACTATTAATTTTGGTAGTAATAATATCAATTGATGTGCCTCCTTTGTCAAGGTGACCATTATAAATAAGAAAACACATTGCTTAAGGGTAGATGAGAAACTAATTCACTAGTATAAATGCAAATATGCTAGAGAGATcacaaatgatatgcaatgcaacaAAAGTGAAAGTTCAAATCCTAACAAAGACCAAAAACATGCCGTATAATATTATTTCATGATGTAAAATTGTTACCAAAACATTTTTTTACGATAttataaagatttaaaaaaaaaattgactaataATTATTACTAGTATAAatggaaaaaaatattattattgtatGGCTATTCATATAAGTCATCTTGAGATTATTTTAAGACAAATTATTTATGATTTGATAATGCAATaaatattcataattaattaacttttttTATTAAACAAATAAACAAATGTTAGTTATTTAGATTAAATCATTTCTAAAATATAAATTTTTCTAATAATTCAACTTTTTTCATATTGATTTCATTGCCATTCTATTTTTTCCTTTAAAttctatatataattttttaataatttattttctcattttgttgaagttaattgttttaatttttaattgctaaaCTTTTTAATTTAAAcattatttttttcttaatttgagattagcaaattaatttatttttatttgtcattttgttatttttttgtcatgccatttttaatttatatataaaaattgtgtatatatttacaaaaataaataaaagttctTAAATTTAATGTAGATTAATTCAATAAAATGTATATAGATAAATAAAAATTAGACTAATTAATTATGAAGTTGAGTTGATTTGAATATTGAATTAGTAATTAAAATGTGTGAATGCAATAAAAACCATGTGTATATTAATAGAAAATTCACGAAtgtacaaatatttgaatatttagaTTTGGTTAATCTCGGGGTTAAAAATATTGAGTATTAAGAGCTATTAGTCACTTAAGATTATAATCTTTTgttgacgccatggaagaacaagtttgCTTGTCTAAGACCAATTCACAATTGTAATCTTGTCTTTTATCTACAAACTCATCATGTGTATTTTGTTGATCTCTATTCTTTATTTTGCTTGATCACCACTGGTTTATATAATTTTTAGCTTTCACTTACATTAATGCTCAAAATttgaataatattaaaaaaaaataaaaatttaatcatGTAAACATTTTGTTTTTGCAAAGCTAGATTccttttagagcaccaattgaagtgtgtaTATGCAACTGATATTTAAATTATTTGCTCAAACATATCACACAAACTTGTATTGATCATGGGACAACTTCAAAACCACCAACGAATCTTAGAACAAAAGGTACTAAATCTTAATGGATGATGTGTACATGGAAATAAGTGCAAGTATAAGTCTtaaaatcaaaaggataaaatGAATATATAAGGAACCTGAAAGAGGATAAGTGGTAAGTGTATAAAAAGATGTGTACTAAAGCATGTAAATTAAATAAGACAAAAAGATTCCACTTTATACAACATGTAAATTAAATAAGACAAAAgatttcactttatacaaaatctTTATACAACATGTAAATTAAATAAGACAAAAGATTCCACTTTATACAAAATTAtgatatttgttaataaatttttatactgaaatttttttcaaaaaataaaaacaaaactaaTATAAATTagtataaatatataaaattttcattacaatttatattaaatattgaatttaaatgtttaaaaaaaattatctactAAATGTTTAAATAAGGTTTTATTGAATTCAATTGTATTAGTTGAAAGATttacataattaaattaaaaaacaatcttaattaaaaaaaaatatatatatatttttaataatatttaccCCTATTTACTGATATATGGAACAACAGCAAATTTGAGAACAGTTACGGGGAGCATCTAGAACAAAAGATTCGCAACAGAGACCAAAACAAGATCGAGAGAGCACAGAAGATCAACAGAAACGTGGTGGACTAGAATGGTTTTCAACGACGTCTTTTTCTTCGTGCTAAATAAGCTAGACCGTACTAATGATACATGCACTATGCGAGTCTCTGTAATCTTGGAACAATCCAATTATAGTAGTAAGCATTGCGGAACAAAAGATTAAACCAGAATGGAAAAGGCCGGTTACGGGAAGGATGGAATATTCAGGTCCCTCCGACCTCCATTGATACTTCCAATGGAAGATGAGGCAAACATAGTTTCTTTTCTATTTAGAGATTCATCACCTTATGCTCATAAATTAGCGCTAGTTGACGCTGATTCTGGTGAAAAGCTCtgttttggaaaattcaaagataAAGTGTATCAGGTGGGCGCTGGATTACACCAACTGGGTATTAAGAACCAAGATGTTGTACTTATATTTGCCCCCAATTCTATTAACTTTCCATTGTGTTTCTTTGGAATAATCTCAATTGGGGCAGTGGCAACTACTGTGAATCCATTGTATACGACCAAGGAGGTTTCCAAACAAGTGCATGACTCAAAGACCAAACTCATAATTACCGTGCCTGCGCTCTGGGATAAAATCAAGGATTTGGGTCTGCCTGCAGTAATTATAGGATCTTACAATCTGAGTATGTCTACATCAGGCATCCCTATCACTCTTTTTTCTGAAGTGTTAAACATGGGACTTAAGGAGGGTCCACCTATGGTTAGATTCAAGCAAACAGACATAGCTGCACTGTTGTATTCTTCTGGGACCACTGGGACGAGCAAAGGGGTAGTTTTATCTCATAGGAATTTTATAGCATCTGTTTTGATGCTGGGCAGCGACCAAGAAGCCAGGGGTGAAAAGAATTTGACTTGGTTGTCTGTTCTTCCCATGTTTCATGCATATGGCCTAGTAAATGTCATGACTGCTCAGCTTCAAAGAAAGAATACTGTGGTTTCGATGGGTAGATATGATTTTGTGTGGATGCTAAAAGTCATTCAAGAGTACAAGGTAACGCACTTGCCAATAGTGCCACCCATAATGATCGCGCTTGCAAAGCATAAGGATATTGTGGCACAGTATGATCTGTCTTTTCTGAAAGAAGTTATTACTGGAGCTGCACCATTGGGCAGAGATATTATAGAGGAGTGTGCCGCAAACATCCCTAATGCTGTAATTCTTCAGGTGACCTACATGTATCCGTATACCATAATAACTCCACTATAGTTCAAGAACTCCATTCCAATATCCATACATTATGGGGATTAGATTTAAATATCTTTGATTTCTTTGATGGTCTAGTAAGCTATCTTATGCTTCTTTACAAATTCATCCAAGACGTGATTCCACACAAGACTGAAGTCTGTCCCAAAGGGAATTCTCCCATTGGTCAGGTTTTTCAATTGTCTGCTCATTCATTCAATAGAGAATTATgcaattgaaacaaaaacaatggtTAAAAAAGTCGTATTTTTGGAATGGTTTGCCGCTAATGCATTGTGTTGTGTAGTCGATAATAATAACCATGACATTGTCGATTGACTCCTTGATTTTAGGGAATCTAATGTCTATCTGAATGTCTCATGCAATTTCTCTTGATTTACTTATTGACATACGTTGAATGTAACGTCAATGCTCCTTAGCTACAACTTTTCAATATCTACATCCAATGGAACCATATAGACAAAATATCATGCACATTATTAAAGAGTGTCGACAAAGAAAACCACTTCACGCATCAGTTTATGACTTAAACGTTAGGTAATGCAGACAGTATTCTTCCTTTTCTAATTTGTGAAAATTTGAACAAGTGGATCATTTCATCATTGAAATTGGTAAAATTTGAATTAGTCTCAATATTCAATTCATGTAGGAAGTGATCACAGATGAAAAATCATTTCATGGGTTGTCTTTgtcttttgtaagtcagtggtagtAACTCGTTGTTGATTGCATCCATTCTTAAAGCCCCCAACGAACTGCATTAATCAAATGCCTAGTCAATATTGAAGATGGCTCCCCATTTTGGAAAAAGACGTGCAGGAGTATCTACATGTTATTTCTATTATGTATGTATCAAATATGCACATTGTTAAATTCTCAAATCATAAATACTGGGATCTGCACCCACATTTACACCTGCACTTTAGGTAATTTTGTTCAACACTAAAAAGTTTGTCTACAAACCTTAATGTTTATATTTCTATGAACTAGTTTGTTTTTCAGTACCTGGATCGGTGTTTTTGGAAGATAACTCAAGAAAGCATAAGATATAAGTCTGAAATTAGTGAAATCTGTAAACCTAAATAAAATCGTCTTTTTTCGAACAGGGCTATGGTCTAACCGAAACTTGTGGCATTGCAACAATGGTGGCCAGGGAAAGAAAAGGTCACTTTGGGTCTTCAGGAACATTAGTTTCAGGCATTGAAGCAAAAATTGCCAGCCTAGAAATAGGGAAGCCTCTTCCTCCTAATCAGAGAGGAGAGATTTGGCTCCGTGGGTCCAATATCATGGCAGGTAGATGCATTGCAAAGCTTTGACTCTTGCATATTATATTTTATCTAATATCAATATGAATGTATGCAATGGTGATTTAGGATTGATCATCACTGCAAATTTGCCTTACCTACTTAAAATTCACCTTTCTCTGTGGCAATTAACTTTTTGACTGTTGTTGGTGCTGTATTTAATCTTACCATACAGTTGCATTCTGAGATGCCTGGTAAAAATTTAATTCCTACTTCTGagtgtttgcatggagatcatgTTGCATATGTACATGCTTTTAAAGGTGTAATGTTACCATTATTATTCAAGTCAATGTTGTTACCAAGAAATCATAATCTGTAATTGTGATATTTATTTCACAGTCTGCTATTGTTAGTATGATTTATTCCACAATTTCAATCTTAAGCAGATGTATGTAAGAAGTGAGGTTTACATTTTTGCCCATTTCTTTATGCTTCTTTTCCTAAATACCTTGGTTATCTTGATTCAGATCTGCTAGTAATATGATCTCTACTTTCTTCATAATTATAAAACACCGCATTTCTTGATAATCAGGTTGTAGATATAAATGAATGTATGAAATTGCTTGCAATGAATTTATTCATATATATCACATGATGCTTCGCTCTGTTGAAAGCAATCGTGATTCATGACATTGTTTCATTGTTTCTTAATTTAATATTAACTCAAGGAGCAACCATAATAAAGAAATGAAAATGAGATTTATAGCTAGACATTGTTTCTTAATTTAATATTAACTCAAGGAGCAaccatattgaaatgtgacttatgctGATTTGAGCCTACtggttactgaaatttgactgtctgaaaatttaaaagatcttctaaaacctagaatttgcattataactcctacagATCTGAaagcactctcaaacatcctgccaatatatacatgaaatataacttaaagtataatactTGAATGTTATATTGAATGTATATATAC
This genomic stretch from Cryptomeria japonica chromosome 8, Sugi_1.0, whole genome shotgun sequence harbors:
- the LOC131028580 gene encoding probable CoA ligase CCL7 isoform X2 is translated as MEKAGYGKDGIFRSLRPPLILPMEDEANIVSFLFRDSSPYAHKLALVDADSGEKLCFGKFKDKVYQVGAGLHQLGIKNQDVVLIFAPNSINFPLCFFGIISIGAVATTVNPLYTTKEVSKQVHDSKTKLIITVPALWDKIKDLGLPAVIIGSYNLSMSTSGIPITLFSEVLNMGLKEGPPMVRFKQTDIAALLYSSGTTGTSKGVVLSHRNFIASVLMLGSDQEARGEKNLTWLSVLPMFHAYGLVNVMTAQLQRKNTVVSMGRYDFVWMLKVIQEYKVTHLPIVPPIMIALAKHKDIVAQYDLSFLKEVITGAAPLGRDIIEECAANIPNAVILQGYGLTETCGIATMVARERKGHFGSSGTLVSGIEAKIASLEIGKPLPPNQRGEIWLRGSNIMAGYFNNPNATKDTMDRDGWLHTGDLGFFDENGNLFIVDRIKELIKCKGFQVAPAELEGLLLTHPEIVDAAVIPQPDPQAGEVPIAYIVLSSGSSLKKQDVMEFVSKQVAPFKRLHNVIFVKVIPKSASGKILRRELVKNMKSKL